A window of Bacteroidales bacterium contains these coding sequences:
- a CDS encoding iron-sulfur cluster assembly protein: MTEQKIFLELESKIVDTLKTIYDPEIPVSIYEMGMIYEIRIDENKVAHILMTVTAPNCPVADSLPLEVHDRIKEIEGLTDVDVVLTFDPPWNEDMMSDTAKLELGLL, translated from the coding sequence ATGACTGAACAAAAAATTTTTCTAGAACTGGAAAGTAAAATTGTTGATACTTTAAAAACTATTTACGACCCTGAAATACCCGTCAGTATTTATGAAATGGGAATGATTTATGAAATTCGTATTGATGAAAATAAAGTTGCACATATCTTAATGACCGTAACAGCGCCTAATTGCCCTGTTGCCGATTCACTTCCACTTGAAGTTCACGACAGAATAAAAGAAATTGAAGGGCTAACAGATGTTGATGTTGTTTTAACTTTCGATCCACCCTGGAACGAAGATATGATGAGCGATACAGCAAAATTAGAGTTGGGGCTCCTGTGA
- a CDS encoding SufE family protein yields the protein MKIEEIENEIINEFGQFDEWLDKYNYLIELGKTLPLIDEQYKTEQYVISGCQSKVWLHATYKDGKIFFEADSDAIITKGIVGLLIRVLSGQTPVDILNSNLEFVDQIGLREHLSPTRSNGLTSMIKQMKLYALAFKTKYTQDS from the coding sequence ATGAAAATTGAAGAAATAGAAAACGAAATTATCAATGAATTCGGGCAGTTTGATGAATGGCTTGATAAATACAATTATTTGATTGAGCTTGGAAAAACACTTCCGCTGATTGATGAACAATATAAAACCGAGCAGTATGTCATATCCGGCTGCCAGAGCAAAGTGTGGCTGCATGCAACGTATAAAGATGGAAAAATATTTTTTGAAGCTGATAGCGATGCAATAATTACCAAAGGGATTGTAGGTTTGCTGATTCGTGTTTTATCAGGACAAACGCCTGTTGATATTCTCAATTCAAATTTAGAATTCGTTGATCAAATAGGACTGCGCGAACACCTTTCTCCTACCCGTTCCAACGGACTTACATCCATGATCAAGCAAATGAAACTTTATGCATTGGCTTTTAAAACAAAATATACACAAGATTCATAA
- a CDS encoding GxxExxY protein has product MIITQKYINDIAYKIVGCAIEVHKNIGPGLLESVYESCFIDELLSAGLNVKSQVYVPVIYKGKDLGGILKLDILVNDLIIVEIKSVEAIIPVYKAQLLSYLKLAGKPKGLLINFNTINITQDLVPMVTEEFSLLPKE; this is encoded by the coding sequence ATGATCATCACTCAAAAATATATTAATGATATTGCATATAAAATAGTAGGGTGTGCAATTGAAGTTCATAAAAATATCGGTCCCGGATTATTAGAATCAGTTTATGAAAGTTGTTTTATTGATGAATTATTATCTGCAGGATTAAATGTTAAATCACAGGTTTACGTTCCTGTTATATATAAGGGTAAAGATTTAGGAGGAATATTAAAACTTGATATTTTAGTAAATGATTTAATTATAGTAGAAATTAAATCTGTTGAAGCAATAATTCCGGTGTACAAGGCACAACTTCTGTCTTATCTAAAACTTGCCGGAAAACCAAAAGGATTATTAATTAATTTTAACACGATTAATATCACACAAGATTTAGTACCCATGGTTACTGAAGAATTTTCTTTATTACCTAAAGAATAA
- a CDS encoding cysteine desulfurase encodes MFDIKKIREDFPALHQIIYKKPLVYFDNAATTQKPNCVIETLKNYYEKQNSNIHRGVHYLSQQATTAYEEARKTVQQFINAEKSHEIIFTRGTTESINLVASSFIKKFLKAGDEVLITAMEHHSNIVPWQIGCEEKIAKLKVIPFDENGELQMDAFEKLLNEKVKIVAITHVSNALGTVNPVKEIIKKAHQKNIPVLVDGAQSLPHMKVDVQDLDCDFYCFSGHKMYAPMGVGVLYGKEKWLEELPPYQGGGEMIKEVTFERTTYNELPFKFEAGTPNVGDGLGLETAIKYLTNIGLENIFNYEDELLTYANKKLSEIEGLRFIGNAKEKKGVASFLIGNIHPYDLGTILDKLGIAVRTGHHCAQPVMDFYKIPGTVRASFALYNTKEEVDILIEGIKKAKDMLE; translated from the coding sequence ATGTTTGATATAAAAAAAATAAGAGAAGATTTTCCTGCGCTGCATCAAATCATTTACAAGAAACCTCTTGTTTACTTTGATAATGCTGCCACTACACAAAAACCAAATTGTGTAATTGAAACGCTGAAAAATTATTACGAAAAACAAAACAGCAATATTCATCGCGGAGTGCACTACCTGAGTCAGCAGGCTACTACAGCTTATGAGGAAGCACGCAAAACTGTTCAGCAATTCATTAATGCGGAAAAATCGCATGAAATAATTTTTACTCGTGGAACTACAGAATCCATCAATCTTGTGGCTTCGTCGTTCATTAAAAAATTTCTGAAAGCAGGCGATGAAGTTTTAATCACTGCAATGGAACATCACTCTAATATCGTTCCCTGGCAAATAGGTTGCGAAGAAAAAATTGCAAAACTAAAAGTCATTCCATTTGATGAAAACGGAGAATTACAAATGGATGCTTTTGAAAAGTTATTAAACGAAAAAGTTAAAATTGTTGCAATAACTCATGTTTCAAATGCATTAGGGACAGTAAATCCAGTTAAAGAAATTATCAAAAAAGCACATCAGAAAAATATTCCTGTCCTTGTGGATGGTGCACAGTCATTGCCACACATGAAGGTTGATGTTCAGGATTTGGATTGTGATTTTTATTGTTTCTCCGGTCATAAAATGTATGCGCCAATGGGCGTGGGTGTTTTGTACGGAAAAGAAAAATGGCTTGAAGAATTACCTCCTTACCAGGGCGGCGGTGAAATGATAAAAGAAGTAACTTTTGAAAGAACAACTTACAACGAACTGCCTTTTAAATTTGAAGCAGGCACGCCAAACGTGGGTGATGGCCTGGGTTTGGAGACTGCAATAAAATATCTGACAAACATAGGGCTGGAAAATATTTTCAATTACGAAGATGAATTACTTACCTATGCAAATAAAAAACTTTCTGAAATTGAAGGTTTGCGATTTATCGGGAATGCTAAGGAAAAGAAAGGTGTTGCATCATTTCTTATTGGCAATATTCATCCTTACGACTTGGGAACTATCCTTGACAAGCTTGGTATTGCTGTAAGAACAGGACATCATTGCGCACAACCCGTGATGGATTTTTATAAAATTCCCGGAACAGTACGTGCATCATTCGCATTGTATAACACAAAAGAAGAAGTTGATATTTTAATAGAAGGTATTAAAAAAGCAAAAGATATGTTGGAATAA
- the sufD gene encoding Fe-S cluster assembly protein SufD, with amino-acid sequence MTTNEFKEKLKILYEENSASLSGNGFLLPMRKKAFNNFYSSGFPTTKNEEWRFTNLENVFSNDYNCYFENTEGNVDVENFFRCDIMDLDTYTAVLVNGWFLYKTSPITKFENGIIIGSLQKALEEYPQLIKKHFGKYSDTENNVFEALNTAFASDGVFIYVPDNVAPDKPIQIINIINKKENLFIQPRNLVIVGKNSNLSLVMCDDALSHFPSLNNTVTEIFIDKNASVDHYKMQNNDNHSAMINNINFHQLDGSKVSSNIITLNGGFIRNNVNIAINGEHCETNLNGLYLVDGKQHIDNHTFINHLKPNSTSKELFKGIIDNQAKAVFNGKIIVQKDAQKTSAFQTNRNILLTDDATINTKPNLEIYADDVKCSHGATVGQLDADAMFYMRARGISEDSARMLLMNAFAEEVAAKISIEAIRERVCHLIDKRLKGELSICDQCVLHCKKNEPLVFNIDMDKLK; translated from the coding sequence ATGACAACAAACGAATTCAAAGAAAAATTAAAAATATTATACGAAGAAAATTCAGCTTCGCTTTCAGGTAATGGATTCCTGTTACCCATGCGTAAGAAGGCTTTCAACAATTTCTATTCTTCAGGTTTTCCAACAACCAAGAATGAAGAATGGCGATTTACGAATCTTGAAAATGTTTTTTCTAACGATTACAATTGCTATTTTGAAAATACAGAAGGTAATGTTGACGTTGAGAATTTCTTCCGCTGCGATATCATGGACCTCGATACATATACCGCCGTTCTTGTGAATGGATGGTTTTTGTATAAAACATCTCCCATTACTAAATTTGAAAACGGAATTATTATTGGCAGTTTGCAAAAAGCACTGGAAGAATATCCACAACTGATAAAAAAACATTTTGGAAAATATAGCGACACAGAAAATAATGTTTTCGAAGCACTGAACACGGCATTTGCAAGCGACGGCGTATTTATTTATGTGCCCGATAATGTTGCTCCTGATAAACCTATTCAGATTATTAACATCATCAATAAAAAAGAAAATTTATTTATACAGCCCAGAAACCTCGTCATTGTTGGAAAAAACAGCAATCTTTCATTGGTGATGTGTGATGATGCTTTATCACATTTTCCAAGTTTAAACAATACCGTTACTGAAATTTTTATTGATAAAAATGCTTCTGTTGATCATTACAAGATGCAGAACAACGATAATCATTCTGCGATGATCAATAACATTAATTTCCATCAGCTTGATGGCAGTAAGGTTTCAAGCAACATCATAACATTGAATGGCGGCTTCATCAGGAACAATGTGAATATTGCTATTAATGGCGAACATTGCGAAACCAACCTGAATGGCTTGTATCTTGTTGACGGGAAACAGCATATCGATAATCACACATTCATCAATCATCTTAAACCAAATAGCACAAGCAAGGAATTATTTAAAGGTATAATTGATAACCAGGCTAAGGCTGTATTTAACGGGAAGATAATTGTACAGAAAGATGCCCAGAAAACATCGGCATTTCAGACTAACCGAAACATTCTTTTAACCGATGATGCTACCATAAATACAAAACCTAATTTGGAAATTTATGCTGATGATGTAAAATGTAGTCATGGGGCGACTGTTGGCCAGCTTGATGCCGATGCAATGTTTTATATGCGTGCTCGCGGTATTAGTGAAGATAGTGCTCGCATGTTATTGATGAATGCATTTGCAGAAGAAGTTGCTGCTAAAATTTCTATTGAAGCCATTCGCGAAAGAGTATGTCATTTGATTGATAAACGCCTGAAAGGTGAGCTTTCCATTTGCGACCAGTGCGTTCTGCATTGCAAGAAAAATGAACCTTTGGTGTTTAATATTGATATGGATAAGTTGAAATAG
- a CDS encoding GxxExxY protein → MPQRHEETKLLKEALTISEHEEFLAKSIVNAAYKVHSALGPGLLEKVYEICFCHELEKLGIPVIRQMDIPITYDGLVFEEGLRLDVLVDNLIICELKAVDIVNPVWEAQILSHLKLTGKKLGFLINFNVPLIKQGIKRYIQKT, encoded by the coding sequence ATGCCGCAAAGACACGAAGAAACAAAGTTGCTCAAAGAAGCATTAACAATTTCGGAGCATGAAGAATTTCTTGCCAAAAGTATTGTCAATGCAGCATATAAAGTTCATTCTGCTTTAGGTCCAGGTCTTTTGGAAAAAGTTTATGAAATCTGTTTTTGCCATGAACTTGAAAAATTGGGTATACCTGTAATTAGACAAATGGATATTCCAATAACATACGATGGGTTGGTTTTCGAAGAAGGACTGAGGTTAGATGTTTTAGTTGATAATTTAATTATTTGTGAATTGAAAGCAGTTGATATTGTAAATCCAGTATGGGAGGCACAAATATTAAGTCATTTGAAACTTACAGGCAAAAAACTTGGTTTCTTGATTAACTTCAATGTTCCACTTATTAAACAAGGTATTAAAAGATATATTCAGAAGACTTAG
- the sufC gene encoding Fe-S cluster assembly ATPase SufC, with the protein MLSIKNLKVTVNNKKIINGFNLEVKAGEVHAIMGPNGTGKSTLASAIAGKENYTVTEGEIIFKGKNLLEMAPDVRSKEGIFLGFQYPVEIPGVSLTNFLKTAVNEHRKYKNLEPLSASDFLKLMEEKKKVVELQSKLTNRSVNEGFSGGEKKKNEIFQMAMLEPELCILDETDSGLDIDALRIVANGVNKMRTKNNAFIVITHYQRLLDYIVPDFVHVMYEGKIVKSGGKELALELESKGYDWIKKEIEEKI; encoded by the coding sequence ATGCTTTCAATAAAAAATCTCAAAGTAACCGTTAATAATAAAAAAATTATAAACGGTTTCAACCTTGAAGTTAAAGCCGGCGAAGTACACGCTATCATGGGTCCTAATGGTACAGGTAAAAGTACTTTAGCCTCTGCTATTGCAGGAAAAGAAAACTATACAGTTACCGAAGGTGAAATTATTTTCAAAGGTAAGAACCTCTTGGAAATGGCTCCTGATGTGCGTTCCAAAGAAGGAATATTTTTAGGATTTCAATATCCTGTTGAAATTCCGGGGGTAAGTCTTACTAATTTTTTAAAGACTGCTGTGAATGAACATCGCAAATATAAAAACCTTGAACCGCTTTCTGCATCCGACTTTTTAAAACTGATGGAAGAAAAGAAAAAAGTTGTAGAGCTGCAATCAAAGCTTACGAATCGCTCGGTTAATGAAGGATTCAGCGGAGGTGAAAAAAAGAAAAATGAAATTTTCCAAATGGCTATGCTCGAACCTGAACTTTGCATTCTCGATGAAACTGACTCTGGGCTTGACATCGACGCACTACGCATAGTTGCAAATGGTGTAAATAAAATGCGAACAAAAAATAATGCCTTCATCGTGATCACACACTATCAGCGCTTACTTGATTATATTGTTCCCGATTTTGTTCATGTAATGTACGAAGGTAAGATTGTAAAATCAGGAGGTAAAGAACTTGCGCTGGAACTGGAAAGCAAAGGATACGACTGGATAAAAAAAGAAATTGAAGAAAAAATTTAA
- a CDS encoding DUF1016 N-terminal domain-containing protein, giving the protein MNDIIKIDKILLDNISQLIKQTHQRVSSTINSAMVLLYWNIGKIIKEDIVKNKRADYGKAVIEEISKHLTIHFGKGYSRSNLSRMVDFYTNFNNLEICATLSQKLSWSHFLESNKN; this is encoded by the coding sequence GTGAACGATATTATTAAAATAGATAAAATACTGCTTGACAATATCAGTCAGCTAATAAAGCAAACCCATCAACGTGTTTCAAGCACCATTAACTCCGCTATGGTTTTGCTTTACTGGAATATCGGAAAAATAATTAAAGAAGATATTGTAAAAAATAAACGTGCTGATTATGGCAAAGCTGTTATTGAAGAAATTTCAAAGCATCTTACTATTCATTTTGGAAAAGGATATAGTCGTTCTAATTTGAGCAGAATGGTTGATTTTTATACGAATTTCAACAACCTGGAAATTTGTGCGACATTGTCGCAAAAATTATCATGGTCGCACTTTTTAGAATCAAATAAAAACTAA
- the sufB gene encoding Fe-S cluster assembly protein SufB: MEDNILNEVTQNEYKWGFTTNIETETAAKGLNEDIIRFISSKKNEPEWLLEFRLKAYRYWLTMKEPNWAHLHHPPINYNDIIYYAAPKQKEEKKNLNEVDPELLKTFEKLGIPLDEQKMLTGVAVDAVMDSVSVTTTFKQTLAEKGIIFCSFSEAVREHPDLVKKYMGSVVPYTDNFFAALNSAVFSDGSFCYVPKGVRCPIELSTYFRINASNTGQFERTLIVADDDSYVSYMEGCTAPRRDENQLHAAIVEIIAMENAEVKYSTVQNWYPGNKDGEGGIYNFVTKRGMCKGNHSKISWTQVETGSAITWKYPSCILRGDYSVGEFYSVAVTNNYQQADTGTKMIHLGKNTTSTIISKGISAGKSNNSYRGLVKITKNAINSRNFSQCDSLLMGSQCGAHTYPYVEVANKSSITEHEATTSKISEDQLFYCLQRGIDMESAIGLIVNGYAKEVLNKLPLEFAVEAQKLLKISLEGSVG; the protein is encoded by the coding sequence ATGGAAGATAATATTTTAAATGAAGTAACGCAAAACGAATACAAGTGGGGCTTTACCACAAACATTGAAACTGAAACGGCTGCCAAAGGTTTGAATGAAGATATCATACGTTTTATTTCTTCGAAGAAAAATGAACCTGAATGGTTGCTTGAGTTTCGCTTAAAAGCCTATCGTTACTGGCTTACAATGAAGGAACCCAACTGGGCTCATCTTCATCACCCGCCAATAAATTATAACGACATTATTTATTACGCGGCACCAAAGCAAAAAGAAGAAAAGAAAAATTTGAATGAAGTTGATCCTGAACTTTTGAAAACATTTGAAAAGCTCGGCATTCCACTCGACGAACAAAAAATGCTTACAGGTGTTGCTGTTGATGCGGTAATGGACAGCGTTTCGGTAACTACAACTTTCAAACAAACATTAGCAGAAAAAGGAATTATCTTTTGTTCATTCAGCGAAGCAGTTCGCGAACATCCTGATTTGGTAAAGAAATACATGGGAAGCGTGGTACCTTATACTGACAATTTTTTTGCAGCGCTAAACTCTGCTGTTTTCAGTGATGGTTCGTTTTGTTATGTTCCAAAAGGCGTTAGATGTCCAATAGAACTTTCAACATACTTCCGCATCAATGCCTCTAATACCGGTCAGTTTGAAAGAACTCTAATTGTTGCAGATGATGATAGTTACGTCAGCTACATGGAAGGCTGCACTGCTCCCAGAAGAGATGAGAACCAGCTTCACGCCGCCATTGTTGAAATTATTGCAATGGAAAATGCTGAAGTGAAATATTCAACCGTTCAAAACTGGTATCCCGGGAATAAAGATGGTGAAGGTGGAATTTACAACTTTGTTACCAAACGCGGCATGTGTAAAGGAAATCATTCTAAGATTTCGTGGACACAGGTTGAAACTGGCTCTGCAATTACCTGGAAATATCCCAGCTGCATTTTACGTGGCGACTATTCTGTTGGCGAGTTTTATTCAGTAGCAGTTACTAATAATTATCAGCAAGCTGATACAGGTACTAAGATGATTCATCTTGGCAAGAATACTACAAGTACAATTATTTCAAAAGGAATATCGGCAGGTAAAAGCAATAACAGTTATCGCGGACTTGTAAAAATTACGAAGAATGCTATCAATTCAAGAAATTTTTCACAATGTGATTCCTTGCTGATGGGCTCGCAGTGCGGCGCTCATACTTATCCTTATGTTGAAGTTGCAAACAAATCTTCTATCACTGAACATGAAGCAACTACTTCAAAAATTTCAGAAGACCAGTTGTTTTACTGCTTGCAGCGCGGAATTGACATGGAAAGCGCAATAGGTCTTATTGTAAATGGATATGCAAAAGAAGTGTTGAATAAGCTTCCGTTGGAATTTGCTGTTGAAGCGCAAAAGCTTTTAAAGATTAGCCTTGAGGGAAGTGTAGGATAA
- the selA gene encoding L-seryl-tRNA(Sec) selenium transferase, which yields MKPKPEDFKTLPAVDKLLNLPEVVSLISIYGKELVIFSIRSSLDFFRTSINKGNPPPSQNEIFDKIEFFIRLCGHRSLRKVINATGVIIHTNLGRAPFGDALINDSINVLKRYNNLEFNLNTGARGNRNDHASELLKFLTGAEDVLVVNNNAAAVMLILRAFAKKKEVIVSRGELIEIGGSFRIPEIMKASECKMVEVGTTNKTNINDYRNAISNKTAMLFKAHKSNYVIKGFTQEAELEEMVELGKQHNIPVLYDIGSGLLKKYNHKLFIDEPNVRQSLEKGIDLICFSGDKLLGGPQAGIIAGKKIFIDKLKKEPMLRALRVCKTTLALLETACMYYLDEKTLNEKNLLFKIFNRKKDDLKNTAELLKNELEKNNMPAEVVASIGQCGGGTLPDGEIESFSVMIKNENPNKERSEYAEKMYQGLLSHKQPVLGVLKKGNIYFDILTLFNDEIDELAKIIIEVNQTVKK from the coding sequence ATGAAACCTAAACCGGAGGATTTTAAAACCCTTCCTGCCGTTGATAAGCTTCTTAACCTGCCAGAAGTTGTATCGCTTATTTCCATTTATGGAAAAGAGTTGGTAATTTTTTCCATTCGTAGTTCATTAGATTTTTTCAGAACCAGCATCAATAAAGGGAATCCGCCTCCTTCACAAAATGAGATTTTTGATAAGATAGAATTTTTTATTCGCTTATGCGGGCATCGAAGTCTTAGAAAAGTTATCAATGCAACAGGTGTGATAATTCATACAAACCTTGGCAGAGCGCCTTTTGGCGATGCTTTGATAAACGATTCTATTAATGTGCTGAAAAGATATAATAATCTTGAATTCAATCTTAATACTGGTGCCAGAGGTAACCGAAATGACCATGCTTCAGAATTATTGAAATTCCTTACAGGAGCTGAAGATGTTTTAGTAGTGAATAATAATGCTGCTGCTGTAATGCTTATTCTGCGCGCATTTGCAAAGAAGAAAGAAGTGATAGTGTCGCGTGGTGAACTGATTGAAATTGGTGGCTCATTCCGTATTCCTGAAATCATGAAAGCTTCGGAATGCAAGATGGTAGAGGTAGGTACAACAAATAAAACAAACATCAACGACTACAGAAATGCCATCAGCAATAAAACTGCAATGCTGTTTAAAGCGCATAAATCAAATTATGTGATCAAAGGTTTTACACAGGAAGCAGAACTTGAAGAAATGGTTGAACTGGGCAAACAGCACAATATTCCTGTGTTGTATGATATTGGTTCCGGTTTGTTGAAAAAGTATAATCACAAATTATTTATTGATGAACCTAACGTAAGGCAATCGCTTGAAAAAGGAATTGATTTGATTTGTTTCAGTGGTGATAAACTTTTAGGCGGACCGCAGGCAGGCATTATTGCAGGTAAAAAAATATTCATCGACAAGTTGAAAAAAGAACCGATGCTTCGTGCTTTGCGCGTTTGCAAAACCACACTGGCACTGCTCGAAACAGCTTGTATGTATTACCTTGATGAAAAAACACTAAATGAAAAAAATCTTCTTTTTAAAATTTTCAATCGTAAAAAAGATGATCTAAAAAATACGGCTGAGCTTTTAAAAAATGAGTTGGAAAAAAATAATATGCCTGCTGAAGTGGTTGCAAGCATTGGTCAGTGCGGAGGTGGAACTTTGCCTGATGGTGAGATAGAAAGTTTTTCAGTGATGATAAAAAATGAGAATCCGAATAAAGAACGTTCGGAATATGCTGAAAAAATGTACCAGGGATTATTATCTCATAAACAACCGGTGCTGGGAGTTTTGAAAAAAGGGAATATCTATTTTGATATTCTGACTTTGTTCAACGATGAGATTGATGAATTGGCGAAGATTATAATTGAAGTAAATCAAACAGTAAAAAAGTAA
- the selB gene encoding selenocysteine-specific translation elongation factor, protein MKHLIMGTAGHVDHGKTSLIKALTNIDCDTHKEEKRRGITINLGFSYLNLPKGESIGIIDVPGHKDFINTMVGGACGIDFVLLVIAADSGIMPQTIEHLNIINALGIKKGIVALTKIDLVDEELAEIAKYEIMEFLEKTSLKNASIVGVSSVTGQGKDELISAIEKIIADVEEKDKGDLFRLYIDRIFNVKGFGNVVTGSVLNGSVEVGSDVFLLPGNYPKLRVRSIERHGNAVERVVAGDRAAINLIGLKKEDFIRGMIISNKSLKETMMVDACISLFDAEAELSTWSNITFHTGTFECQARMHMLDKDSIKQNEEAIVQIHFTKPTILVNKDKFIIRNSSEDKTLGGGYIIDVSPLHHKKRTPTLIESLSHLSTNILDEHSINNVINIELKKEFRPFAPEEIAERLHMITEQVIFEIQNKPFSFKVYNSNESLILIDSNYNNAFKEKIIKALKEYHKENPIFPDGLEPNEIIGKLGLSKIKLGKTFLELLLSEMEKEGSIEKNKNTWIIKGHQALLDNKVKEEINWLENEILKYELQKPVMSEIEEKSVIQKISKHDLKMYLSYLIREGKIYFYNNEIIHSSFVNKFRTLLLKELVNKENGIEVNEFKTKMNATKRFCLLLVDIFEAEKIISKKGLEINTIINITKAGEKKLNESLS, encoded by the coding sequence ATGAAGCACTTGATAATGGGAACAGCCGGTCATGTTGATCATGGGAAAACTTCCCTGATAAAAGCTTTGACCAACATCGACTGCGATACACATAAGGAAGAAAAGAGAAGAGGCATTACCATTAATCTCGGTTTTTCATATTTGAATCTTCCTAAGGGCGAATCCATTGGTATTATTGATGTTCCGGGTCATAAGGATTTTATCAATACCATGGTTGGCGGTGCTTGCGGAATTGATTTTGTGTTGTTGGTCATTGCAGCCGATAGCGGCATCATGCCGCAAACCATCGAACATCTCAATATTATCAATGCATTGGGAATTAAAAAAGGAATTGTTGCGCTTACAAAAATCGATCTTGTTGATGAAGAACTGGCAGAAATTGCGAAATATGAAATCATGGAATTTCTCGAAAAAACTTCATTGAAAAATGCTTCTATTGTCGGTGTTTCTTCAGTTACAGGTCAGGGGAAAGATGAATTGATTTCAGCCATAGAAAAAATAATTGCTGATGTTGAAGAAAAAGATAAAGGTGATTTATTTCGTTTGTATATTGATAGAATATTTAATGTAAAAGGTTTTGGCAATGTTGTTACAGGTTCGGTTTTAAACGGAAGTGTTGAAGTTGGCAGTGATGTTTTTCTTCTTCCCGGAAACTATCCGAAATTGAGAGTGCGCTCAATAGAACGTCATGGAAATGCCGTGGAAAGGGTTGTTGCGGGCGACAGGGCTGCGATAAATCTTATTGGTTTGAAGAAAGAAGATTTTATTCGCGGAATGATCATCTCGAATAAATCATTAAAAGAAACAATGATGGTTGATGCCTGCATTTCATTGTTTGATGCGGAAGCAGAGTTATCAACATGGTCGAACATCACGTTTCATACCGGCACTTTTGAATGCCAGGCGCGAATGCACATGCTTGATAAAGATTCGATAAAACAAAATGAAGAAGCAATCGTACAGATTCATTTCACAAAACCAACGATTTTAGTTAATAAAGATAAATTCATTATCCGGAATTCTTCAGAAGATAAAACGCTTGGAGGTGGCTATATCATTGATGTTTCACCGCTTCATCACAAAAAAAGAACACCAACGCTTATTGAAAGTTTGTCGCATCTTTCTACAAATATCCTGGATGAACACAGCATCAATAATGTTATAAATATTGAATTAAAAAAAGAATTCAGGCCATTTGCTCCCGAAGAAATTGCGGAGCGTTTGCATATGATTACCGAGCAGGTAATTTTTGAAATTCAGAATAAACCTTTTTCTTTCAAGGTATATAATTCCAATGAGTCACTCATTTTGATTGATAGTAATTACAACAATGCATTCAAAGAAAAAATTATTAAAGCTTTAAAAGAGTATCATAAGGAGAACCCTATATTTCCTGATGGTTTGGAGCCTAATGAAATTATTGGCAAACTTGGATTATCAAAAATTAAACTTGGAAAAACTTTTCTTGAACTGCTTTTATCCGAAATGGAAAAAGAAGGTTCAATCGAGAAAAATAAAAATACCTGGATTATAAAAGGACATCAGGCTTTGCTTGATAATAAAGTAAAAGAAGAAATAAACTGGCTTGAGAATGAAATATTAAAATATGAACTTCAAAAACCGGTAATGTCGGAAATTGAAGAGAAGAGCGTTATCCAGAAAATTTCGAAACATGATTTGAAAATGTATTTATCTTATTTGATCAGAGAAGGGAAAATATATTTTTATAATAATGAAATTATTCATTCAAGCTTTGTAAATAAATTCAGAACACTTCTGTTGAAAGAGCTTGTCAATAAGGAAAACGGAATAGAAGTGAATGAATTCAAAACAAAGATGAATGCAACAAAACGTTTCTGCCTGTTGCTGGTTGATATTTTTGAAGCAGAAAAAATAATATCGAAAAAAGGTTTGGAAATAAACACTATCATCAATATTACAAAAGCAGGTGAAAAAAAATTAAATGAGAGTTTATCTTGA